The following is a genomic window from Dermatophilaceae bacterium Soc4.6.
CGTAGAAGACGCGGTAGGCGGGGTCGAGGCGCACGAGGTCGAGCTGCTCGGCGGCGCTCGTGCCCACCAGCTCGTAGAAGTGCTCGAAGACCTGCGGCATGAGATACCACGACGGGCCGGTGTCGAAGCGGAAGCCGTCGTGGCTCCAGGTGCCGGCGCGACCACCGAGGGCGGCGTTCTTCTCCAGGACCTCGACGTCGTAGCCCTCGCGGGCGAGGAGGATCGAGGACGCCAACCCGGCGACCCCACCGCCGATGACCACGGCGCGTCTGCTGCTCATGACTGCTTCCTTCGGGTGCTTCGGGTGCTGCGGGCTTGTCGGGTGTCTCGGGCCATCGCCGCGAGGGCGATGCGGGCCTTGGTCGGGCCGGGCACCCGGACGCGCGTCCGGCGGATGGAGGCGGTGGGCGTGGCCCGCAGCCGCACGGCGAGCTCGGTGAACAGCGCCTGCGCGGCCATGACGGCGCGGCGGCTGTCGGGCGGCAGGCCACGGGCGGCCACCGCGGCGGCGGCGAGGTCGTCGTCGATGTCGTCGAGGATGCGGTGCTTGTCGGCCTCGGTGAGGTGGTCGGGGTCGACCCCGGGAAAGTAGGCCCGACCCCGGTCGTCGACGTCGTCGGCGAGGTCGCGCAGGAAGTTGACCTTCTGGAAGGCGGCGCCGAGCCGGCGCGCTCCAGGGGCCAGGTCGTCATACGCACCGGGGGTGTCGCTGACGAAGATGCGCAAGCACATCAGGCCCACGACCTCGGCCGACCCGTAGACGTAGCGCTCGAAGCTGAGGGGGTCGTGGTCGTGGACGCTGAGGTCGGCCCGCATGGAGTCGAAGAACGGCGTGACGAGGTCGGCGCCGATGCCGCAGGCGCGGGCGGTCGACGCGAAGGCGTGCACCACCAGGTTGCTGCTGTAGCCGTCGCGCATCGCCTCGGCCGTCTCCTGCTCGAGGCGGTCGAGCACCACCCCCGCGCGGATCGGGTCGTGCACCCCGATGGGGCCGTCGACGACCTCGTCGGCCAGGCGGACCAGGGCGTAGACGTTGTGCACGCGCTGCCGGGTGGGCTGGCGCAGCAGGCGGCAGG
Proteins encoded in this region:
- a CDS encoding squalene/phytoene synthase family protein translates to MADDTELYDRVADAAAVTVITHYSSSFGLACRLLRQPTRQRVHNVYALVRLADEVVDGPIGVHDPIRAGVVLDRLEQETAEAMRDGYSSNLVVHAFASTARACGIGADLVTPFFDSMRADLSVHDHDPLSFERYVYGSAEVVGLMCLRIFVSDTPGAYDDLAPGARRLGAAFQKVNFLRDLADDVDDRGRAYFPGVDPDHLTEADKHRILDDIDDDLAAAAVAARGLPPDSRRAVMAAQALFTELAVRLRATPTASIRRTRVRVPGPTKARIALAAMARDTRQARSTRSTRRKQS